The DNA sequence TCCGGTCATGGGGCCGATGTTCAAGCTCCCCGGCCGCTCCGCCGTCGACTGCCTCGCCTCATGGGTCGGCAGCTGCTCGGTCGCCGTTGTCATCACGACCAAGGTCCACGACCAGGGGTATTACTCCGACCGCGAAGCCTCGATCATCACGACGGCATTCTCCGTCATCAGTATCGCCTATATCTACGTCATGGCGGACTTCGTAGGCCTGCCGAACATGTATTTTCAGATAATGGCGGCGGTCTACGCGGTGACCTTCATCCTCGCGCTCATCATGCCGCGCATCTGGCCGCTCTCCTTGATGCCCGACACCTTCTCCGGCAAGGCCGGCAAACAGCGTGTCGGCGACGACATCCCGCAGGGATACTCGCTCGGCGACTGGGCGCTCAAGCTTGCCGTCGAGCGCTCGGCGAAGCAGACCGCGGCGATGACGGTGGATTCAGGCGTTAAAACTTTCATCTCGCTCGTCGTCAGCACGATGCCGCTAGTCGTCGCCTGGGGAACGATCGTCCTCATCATCGCGAACAACACGCCGGTATTCCAGATACTCTCCGCGCCCTTTGCCTGGTGCCTCCAGCTCATGAGGATACCTGAGGCTAAAGAGGTCGCCCCGGCCTTCCTGCTCGCCTACGCCGACCAGTTCCTCGCCGCCGTCGTCGGCTCCGGCCGCACGGCCGTCGCCGCGAAGTTTATGTGCGCCTGTATCTCCGGCACCGGCCTAATCTACATGACCGAGGTCGGCGTCCTCATCCTCCAGTCGTCGATACCGCTCGGCTTCT is a window from the Cloacibacillus sp. genome containing:
- a CDS encoding YjiH family protein is translated as MHFLIPSLIGAIVFLLPIPMKGSLNTILGIAIDWGKAVLKPWLPGTAMTLVVIAALASLWAMLCKPEKIEKDPFWGGLLIVKPFWLVSRLLGAALYIVIFFKIGPEVVWNMDNGGTPAIVLAPALLIIFIVLAGVVPLLTDYGLMEYVGTYARPVMGPMFKLPGRSAVDCLASWVGSCSVAVVITTKVHDQGYYSDREASIITTAFSVISIAYIYVMADFVGLPNMYFQIMAAVYAVTFILALIMPRIWPLSLMPDTFSGKAGKQRVGDDIPQGYSLGDWALKLAVERSAKQTAAMTVDSGVKTFISLVVSTMPLVVAWGTIVLIIANNTPVFQILSAPFAWCLQLMRIPEAKEVAPAFLLAYADQFLAAVVGSGRTAVAAKFMCACISGTGLIYMTEVGVLILQSSIPLGFWKLTGIYFIRAVLSIFLLAPFAWFFC